Proteins from a genomic interval of Paenibacillus sp. RC334:
- a CDS encoding siderophore biosynthesis protein: protein MNIPEKYIKHFPAYEDVFVGDLEHYRKHFLPICSINLQFLFPEQDEWLHFVSVKEIHEGSVGEDTQSFHTTFTKEDMLGFNVMDGKYKFEADWDYFILHQKEQLEAAYETLKSTGDKAYLRMKRKIMSLDEVERAYIANEQDYQSRKAFFLQNNNIYPYSSLGDAKESVEELTRDFEDKQSSGWGLSFPEVNGILDDIAFQSEEAQSYIKEYGESIEEMLQFEHTNLLHVPKCANGETFTYIGSFTGYYFQAFGADSVYLFYDRYLGKAVICFEYS, encoded by the coding sequence ATGAATATACCCGAGAAATACATCAAACATTTTCCAGCATATGAGGACGTATTTGTTGGCGATCTTGAACATTATCGGAAGCATTTTTTGCCGATTTGCTCGATTAATCTTCAATTTTTGTTCCCGGAGCAGGACGAGTGGTTGCATTTTGTTTCCGTAAAAGAAATTCACGAGGGCAGTGTAGGTGAGGATACCCAGTCATTTCACACCACATTTACGAAGGAAGATATGCTGGGGTTCAATGTGATGGATGGTAAATACAAATTCGAAGCGGATTGGGATTATTTTATCCTTCATCAGAAAGAGCAGTTGGAAGCTGCCTATGAAACGCTGAAATCCACCGGGGATAAAGCATATCTACGCATGAAAAGGAAAATCATGTCTCTGGATGAAGTGGAGCGTGCGTATATAGCTAATGAACAAGACTACCAATCCCGCAAAGCGTTTTTCCTGCAAAATAACAACATTTATCCTTATTCCTCTTTAGGAGATGCCAAAGAGTCTGTAGAAGAACTCACCCGCGATTTTGAGGACAAACAATCGAGTGGTTGGGGACTGAGTTTCCCTGAAGTCAACGGTATATTGGATGATATCGCATTTCAGTCCGAAGAGGCCCAAAGCTATATAAAGGAATATGGTGAATCTATCGAAGAGATGCTCCAGTTCGAACATACGAACTTGCTTCATGTACCTAAATGTGCCAATGGCGAGACTTTTACCTATATCGGTTCTTTCACGGGATATTATTTTCAAGCATTTGGGGCGGATTCCGTCTATTTATTTTATGATAGATATTTGGGTAAAGCGGTCATTTGCTTCGAGTATTCCTAA
- a CDS encoding AAA family ATPase, whose protein sequence is MECVIFIGIQASGKSTFYKEYFFKTHMRINLDMLKTRNRENIYLQASIETMQRFVVDNTNPTVEERKKYIAVSKNKGFKIIGYYFEPDFVGSIKRNEKRTGKELIPEIGIKSVMSKLEVPSYEEGFDELYSVTSYEGTFRVEKLTDNHTM, encoded by the coding sequence TTGGAATGTGTCATTTTTATAGGAATCCAGGCTTCAGGAAAGTCGACATTTTATAAGGAGTATTTCTTTAAAACACATATGAGAATAAATTTAGACATGCTTAAAACACGGAACAGGGAAAATATTTACCTACAAGCCTCCATCGAAACAATGCAGCGCTTTGTTGTAGACAATACGAATCCGACAGTCGAGGAACGGAAAAAATATATAGCTGTTTCAAAAAATAAGGGATTTAAAATTATAGGCTACTATTTTGAACCCGATTTTGTAGGATCCATCAAGCGTAATGAGAAACGAACAGGTAAAGAGCTTATTCCTGAGATCGGTATTAAAAGCGTCATGAGTAAGCTTGAAGTTCCGAGCTACGAAGAAGGGTTTGATGAGCTGTACAGCGTCACATCCTATGAAGGAACGTTTCGGGTCGAAAAGCTGACGGATAATCACACAATGTAG
- a CDS encoding putative holin-like toxin, with translation MRAVEVKDALTLMMMFGTLLVALIGLIVTIVIALNQHNRK, from the coding sequence GTGAGGGCTGTAGAGGTTAAAGATGCTTTGACATTAATGATGATGTTCGGTACGCTGCTGGTTGCGTTGATCGGATTAATTGTCACCATCGTAATCGCATTGAACCAACACAACAGAAAGTAG
- a CDS encoding helix-turn-helix transcriptional regulator — protein sequence MLKIRIKLKEILKEKGITQKQLEELSGVSQARISKLSSDNRQEVNLLMLEKIAHALEIKDISVLMQFEETE from the coding sequence ATGTTAAAAATCAGAATCAAACTAAAGGAAATTCTCAAAGAAAAAGGTATCACTCAAAAACAATTAGAAGAACTATCCGGTGTTTCACAGGCAAGGATATCCAAACTAAGCAGTGATAACCGACAAGAAGTAAACTTGCTTATGCTTGAAAAGATCGCTCATGCTCTGGAGATCAAAGACATTTCCGTGTTAATGCAGTTTGAAGAAACAGAATAG
- a CDS encoding DUF4395 domain-containing protein, with protein MSQASASIPRPLVRANQWVIVLSVVFTWITGAYGVLAIPLIAGLLGVLFNFNPVMRVAKLFLKKSPSSYVQEDRGQQRFNQLLAVFFLLVALAGFTFQWSIVAYVSSAMVLVAALVAILGFCVGCFILYQWSQYQYRRRNHV; from the coding sequence ATGAGTCAAGCTTCAGCCTCGATTCCCCGTCCGTTGGTCAGGGCTAATCAATGGGTGATTGTGCTGTCTGTGGTCTTTACCTGGATTACAGGGGCGTATGGGGTGTTAGCTATTCCACTGATTGCGGGGTTGCTCGGTGTGCTATTCAACTTCAATCCGGTGATGCGGGTAGCCAAGCTATTTTTAAAGAAAAGCCCATCCTCATATGTGCAGGAGGACCGGGGACAGCAAAGATTTAATCAGCTCCTTGCCGTCTTTTTTCTGCTGGTGGCTCTGGCAGGGTTTACGTTCCAATGGAGTATTGTCGCTTATGTGTCCTCAGCGATGGTGCTGGTGGCGGCATTGGTCGCTATTCTGGGCTTTTGTGTCGGATGCTTTATTCTCTACCAATGGTCCCAATATCAATATCGGAGAAGAAATCACGTATAG
- a CDS encoding DUF2294 domain-containing protein — protein sequence MRKETGFNEIIRKVRKELFGKGPERIHTTFVDNMAITMLYGNLTPSEKFLAQEVAGKEMVHAARTKMVQKIYPVQFNKELEDYMDSRLLHLFSDIKVEEDIAISVFVFEDTIVAK from the coding sequence ATGAGAAAGGAAACGGGTTTTAACGAAATTATTCGAAAAGTACGTAAAGAGCTATTTGGAAAAGGCCCGGAACGCATACATACAACCTTTGTAGATAACATGGCCATCACGATGCTGTACGGTAATTTAACCCCTTCTGAAAAGTTTCTGGCACAAGAGGTTGCCGGGAAAGAGATGGTGCATGCAGCCCGAACTAAAATGGTTCAGAAAATCTATCCCGTACAGTTCAACAAAGAACTGGAGGATTACATGGATTCCCGACTGCTGCACCTCTTTTCGGATATTAAGGTGGAGGAAGATATAGCCATCTCTGTTTTTGTATTTGAGGATACGATTGTTGCAAAATAG
- a CDS encoding GNAT family protein: MSEQQVYVRFSEEADVAELTAMYKRNREFFDKFSPNNLEEHYTEEHQLQKIIKSKADMMEDRRYSFVVCHKEDDRIIGSIDLSFVVRGPLQSCMIGYSLDQAYNGKGYTTEAVKQVVRYAFDELKFHRIVGEASPRNPGSIRVLEKAGFHKEGISRSNVKINGEWEDHQVLAIINPSEDI, translated from the coding sequence ATGTCGGAGCAGCAAGTATACGTCCGGTTCTCTGAAGAGGCGGACGTCGCAGAATTGACAGCAATGTACAAGCGTAATCGGGAGTTCTTTGATAAGTTTTCGCCAAACAACCTAGAGGAGCACTATACAGAGGAGCACCAACTCCAGAAGATTATTAAGAGCAAGGCCGACATGATGGAGGATCGGAGATATTCCTTCGTGGTATGCCACAAGGAGGACGACCGGATTATAGGTAGCATAGATCTATCTTTTGTGGTGAGGGGACCGCTTCAGAGCTGTATGATCGGATACAGCCTAGACCAAGCTTATAACGGCAAGGGCTATACGACGGAGGCGGTGAAGCAGGTCGTTCGCTACGCTTTCGATGAGCTAAAGTTTCATCGGATCGTCGGGGAAGCCTCTCCTCGGAATCCAGGATCAATCCGTGTGCTTGAGAAGGCTGGCTTTCACAAAGAAGGCATCTCTCGAAGCAACGTAAAGATCAACGGAGAGTGGGAGGATCATCAGGTTCTGGCGATTATAAATCCGTCAGAGGATATCTAG
- a CDS encoding macrolide family glycosyltransferase, which translates to MARVLFINGGSEGHINPTIGVVQELISRGEEVVYFSIEASRERIEKTGASVRTFDDQKFIKAFISGGRDYLLERINGLLLTADIVIPSVLEQIKGEHFDYIIHDSMFGCGRLLAQILKLPAINSCTSFAQTKVSFDKMLEQFSIQVPTEIVKSIMDKFQSLTVMMKEKYDVEIHSPYEVFCNPAPLTIVYTTREFQPYVEAFDQTYKFVGPSISSRLTQENFDLTAIQEKKPIYISLGTVFNQAIDFYKLCFEAFGNTDHTIVMSIGNKTRISDLGEIPKNFIVKNYVPQTDVLQYTKLFITHGGMNSTNEGLYYGVPLIVIPQSADQPIIAGQVANIGAGIQLQMQSLTANQLREAVDHVLSLSSFKNSVANIRESFKKSGGYHQAVDEIFEFKSQYHI; encoded by the coding sequence GGTAGTGTACTTTTCTATAGAAGCTTCTCGGGAGCGTATTGAGAAGACAGGAGCTTCAGTACGAACATTTGACGATCAAAAATTTATAAAAGCCTTTATCTCAGGTGGAAGAGATTATTTACTCGAAAGAATCAACGGTCTTTTACTTACGGCAGATATAGTCATACCAAGTGTTCTTGAACAGATCAAAGGAGAGCATTTTGATTACATCATCCATGATTCCATGTTTGGTTGTGGACGTTTACTTGCTCAAATTCTTAAGCTTCCTGCAATCAACTCTTGTACTTCTTTTGCGCAGACAAAAGTATCATTCGATAAAATGTTAGAACAATTTTCTATACAAGTCCCTACAGAAATAGTTAAATCTATAATGGATAAATTTCAAAGCCTGACGGTAATGATGAAGGAAAAATATGATGTGGAGATCCATTCTCCTTACGAAGTGTTTTGTAATCCTGCACCACTTACAATCGTTTATACAACCAGGGAGTTTCAGCCTTATGTAGAAGCATTCGACCAAACTTATAAATTTGTAGGTCCATCCATCTCTTCACGATTAACTCAAGAAAACTTCGACTTAACTGCAATCCAGGAAAAAAAACCCATTTACATTTCACTGGGTACAGTCTTTAACCAAGCAATTGATTTCTATAAGCTTTGTTTTGAGGCATTTGGGAACACGGATCATACTATTGTCATGTCTATTGGGAATAAAACCCGAATTTCTGATTTAGGGGAAATTCCTAAAAACTTCATCGTAAAAAATTATGTTCCACAAACTGATGTACTGCAATACACTAAATTATTTATTACACATGGTGGAATGAACAGTACCAATGAAGGTCTCTATTACGGAGTTCCGCTAATTGTTATCCCACAAAGCGCGGATCAGCCGATCATTGCGGGGCAAGTCGCCAATATCGGAGCAGGCATTCAATTACAAATGCAAAGCTTGACTGCAAATCAACTACGTGAAGCCGTAGATCATGTGTTAAGTCTCTCATCTTTCAAGAACTCTGTCGCAAATATTAGGGAATCCTTTAAAAAATCAGGTGGGTATCATCAAGCTGTTGATGAGATTTTCGAATTTAAAAGTCAATATCATATCTAA